The following DNA comes from Methanomassiliicoccus luminyensis B10.
TGGGAATGGCCAGAGGGGATGAAGACGGGGTCGAAGCCGAAGCCCTCCGTGCCGGACGGGGCCAGGGCGATGGTGCCGTCGCAACGCCCCGTGACGATGATATCCTCGCCCCCTATGGTGGCGCCGATGCAGCACTCGAAGCGCGCGCCGCGGTCATCCACTCCCTCCATAAGCTTCAGCGCTCCCTGCAGCCCCAGGGTCTTGAGGGCATAGGCGGAGTATACTCCCGGGAACCCCTTGAGGGCGTCGATGAACAGCCCGGAGTCGTCGATGATGAGGTCGCCGATCCCCCGCCCTTTCAGCTGGGCGAGGCAGCCGATCACTACCTCCCTCAAGGTGTCGGCCTGTATCTCGTCGCAATCCTCGTCGCTGTGCTCCACCTCGAAGCCGAGGGGCCCCAGCACCGAGCGGAACTCCCTGAGCTTGCCCTGGTTCGAGGTGACCGCGTATATCTTCAGGTGTACCGCCCCCGGCCCTCTATCTCCTTCATCTTTTTGATGGTCCCGTCCGCGCGGTCGAAGTGCCGGCGGTACGAGGCAAGTATCGCGTCGAAGTGGCCAAGGAGGGGCGAGTGCGCCGACTGGAACGCCTCCTTCAGCAGGTGCAGGTCCACCCCCATCTCCTCCGGGGAGGCGTTCCTTGTTCCCAGCGAGAAGTCGATGAACCACATCCGCCCCTCGCTCATTATCATGTTCGAGGTGGTGAGGTCGCCATGGGCGATCCCGGCGCGGTGCAGCAGGGCGATA
Coding sequences within:
- the rdgB gene encoding RdgB/HAM1 family non-canonical purine NTP pyrophosphatase: MKIYAVTSNQGKLREFRSVLGPLGFEVEHSDEDCDEIQADTLREVVIGCLAQLKGRGIGDLIIDDSGLFIDALKGFPGVYSAYALKTLGLQGALKLMEGVDDRGARFECCIGATIGGEDIIVTGRCDGTIALAPSGTEGFGFDPVFIPSGHSQTFAEISIEEKNSISHRGRALQAFSDELRRRKE